The sequence below is a genomic window from Trichosurus vulpecula isolate mTriVul1 chromosome 5, mTriVul1.pri, whole genome shotgun sequence.
TTAGTCTgctcctggcctggcctggcctggccacCTCATTGCCCAGCGTACAGATGGCGCTTTGTAAACCTTCCCTGTGAACTGGCAGCCACTGCGGCAGCTCATTTAACTGTAGCCTATGGCACATGCTGACATGAGGTTGGTTGTGTTCTCGATCACAGAGCCTTGGATGCCAGGCACAGAAGCATAGGCACGGGGAGCCATGGAACGTCTCAGGGCAGCAGAGTGATGACAATGAGCAACTCCATGTGGGAGGGGGAGCCGGGCTgacagtggagagagggctggaagGGGGTAAGGGTCTTCTATCCCATGGCACTTTCTCTTTAACCACCTTGGGAATTAGGTAGTACCAGCATTAATGTGTCTCtggtatagataaggaaacacacCCAGTAAGTGAATGGTTCTGTCCAAAGTCCATTAGTTAGAGGGCTTCAGATCCAAGGCTCATGACTGATTCAAGATAAGCCCTTGTTCCTGCTCACTGAGGTGCCCCAGCCCCTTGAAGAGGAGGCACCAGCTCTTCTGGGATCCCTTCAAGCAGACGGCCTCCAGGCCTCGGACAGGCCAGAGCAGGAGCAGCCCACACCAGTGGGGGTATGGGGAGAGGGGCTGCGATCTGCCCCCAAGGAGGGTGTGTCAGGGGGACCTAGTACCCTTCTAACACTAGGCAGAAGGTTGTGAAGGACAGGTGGGCCATAAAGAAGGCTCCAGCAGGGGGAAAGAGCCCTAGGGTGGAACCTAGCCCCATTGGTAGCTCCCTGAGCAGCCTGAGGCGAgcgcccccaccccccatcaggGGCTTTGTCTCTTTCTTATAAAATCCCGATTCTAAATCTGACTTGGCTTTCAGAGAGGGGTGAAGGACTGACACTGAAAGCAGGGTGAAGGGCCAagacccaccccccaccccatgtctGTGAAGCCCCTGCCCACTCATGCAGCAGCAGCCCCATCTTGTGGCTCCGGGGGGCATTGCTGGGAAAAGCCCGACATCACCCCAGTGAGATGTAATGAGATTGAGGGCCAGCTGCTAACTAGCTGGTGACCTTGGCTGAGTCCCCTGCTTAGGCCGGGgctggaaggggccacagagCCAGCGCGCACTTCTGCAGGGCACCTTACCCATCTGCATCATCTCGTACACACCACCCTGGGGGGCAGGCATCAGTATGCTACCCGTTTTACCTGAAGTGAACAGGGGCCACGTGGCAAGTAAGCGAGTAcggtttgaggctgaatttgaactcggttcttcctgACCCCGGGACCAGCTGTATTGGCTGCCTTCATTATCTGTCCCCCACATTTCCCACAGGATACCGAGGCCAGCCCAGGGTTACATTTCTAGGGAGTGGCCATCAGGACTCCAGCCTCCTATGGGGCTTAGATCACAAGGGCACTCCTGGGAAAACAGCAGGCCCTGCTGGAATCTGGGCCAGGAGGCATCTCTGCTCTGCTCTCTTCTCCCTTGGGGGAGCCCAGGAAGTGGGAggctggaggcaagaagacccgagtttgaatcctgcttcaagCACTGGCACTTTAACTAGCCATGCTGCTCCCAGGGTCGGGAAATCTTTTCCAGCCCCATTCCCTCAACTGTGAAACAGGACCGATCACTGGGCCAGGTTTTGTGAGGCCCCAGGGGGTGCTTGGACCCAGAGACACACCGCACCCTTGGGAGTGCAGGGGAGGGTCTACACTGACTGCGCTTTGTCCTATCCCCTCCCAGCCACAGAATCACTTTGAGTTCCTCAGCAAGGACCAGTTGGCCTATTTCTGCAAGAATATCCAGGCCAGAATCCTCCTGGTGAGGTGCGTGCCATTGAGCCCCCTCTCCGGCCCAGTGTCCCTGCCCCCTCAGGCCCCGGAGAAAGTACGGCTGGGAGCGCCCCAAAAGACCTTTCCTGGATTCGTTCCAGCCCCGGGGAGGGGGCTGAGTCCATGGACACAccaacccctcctcccccaggtgCAAAAGAGACCTGGGGCCCCGCCCCCCCAGGGGACTGTCACTGATCCCTCTTCTTTAGGGCCACCGACGGATACCATTACTACAGACCGATGGAAGGGAGTGAAGAGAAGCAGTCCTTGGAGAGCGTTCTGAATGTCTTAAAGGTGACCCTCAAGGAGGTGAGAGGGCCTGGCCGCTGGGGGAGGGGTCAGGGTCAGCTGGGCACTGACCCCAGGCAAGGGGTGGCCACTCACTCCTGCCCTCTCCTTTCCAGCGCTACCAGTACGTGGAGGTCCCCGGCAACCATTACGTTCACATGCAGGAGCCTCAGCGGGTGGCTGGAATCATCAGCAGCTTCTTGCAAGGCCAGTTGCACGGCCAGGCCCCCCTGTAACCCCCGGGGGCTGGCTGGCCTGCCAGCAGAGAGATGCAGTCACCCTGCCCCGGAGGCCCTGGGCCCAGGCAGGAAAACCCGCTGGGTCTCTCTTGTTGAGGTGCCAGAGGGGCCTGGGTCGGGGTAACCACAGCCCTGCCTCCACCTCCCTCCTGTCtgctgggggagggcagggcagagaggctgaggctgagcCCTTCCAGGACCACCCCCAGAAATGACTCAGGGAGCCTTCCACAGCTTGAGAAATAAAGCCTGACTCATTGCACTGCTTGTGGTACATGTGGGTACTGGGGacttggggtggggcaggggtccCTCAGAGGCAGCCCTCCCTGCCAGCCCAGCCCATGCAGATGGACCACGCGTGCGACTGGGCAGAAAAGATACGTCCTTTATTTACATCCTCTGAAAAATGGCTGCAGCCTTGTGGAGATGGTGCCCCCAAAAGCTGGGGCGCCCCAAAAGTTGGAGTCCTGAGCCACATGCCAAGGgccctgctctctctcttctccctgtgGGTGGCCTGCTTCCCTCCTGGTCCCCGCATTCCAGGCGAGGGACAATGGCCATCAGTCCCTCTCCTCTCGGGGCCTGGATGGCCAACTCAGTATGGGCGGAACTTGCGCTGGGCCCGCATCAAGGCGATTCTCTGCTTGTCCTCCTCAAACTTCTTCCGCAGCTGGGCCAGGtctggaaagagggaaagagaggaggtaaGGGGGGAGGGGCGGGCAGCCATCCCCCTCCACGATCCCTGCCCTGCTGAGGGAGACACTCCTTGGACACCAGGGCCCTGACACTCCTAGGCACCCAAGCCAGGACAGTCCTGCTCTAAGGGATCCAGGAGGAAAGGGGGTCCTAGGGACTGGGCAGGGATGGACTGGAGGAAGGCCCTGAGGGACCTGGGCTAACCAGCCCCCTTGAATGGGGCCCAGAGGGATGGGACCCACGGCCGTGGGCATCAGACGTGGCAGGTCTTGAATTGAGATGACCTGGCCCTGTCCAGCCTTTGCTCATCAAACTGCTCCAGCTCCACCCACAAACTCtctgagaggaaaggagggaggagtcTCCTAGTCAGCAGGGGAGTGGAGCTCCCCTGCCATCTGCAGGCCATCTGGGGGGACCAGAGTCTCCAGGACTCTGCTCCAAATGCTGTGACTCTGGGAAGTCTTTGGCTTCTCCCCAGTAGTAACGGAGCTAATGATGCAGGTAGTGAGCCCACCCAGACCACACCTATCAGGGACCCCCACCCCATCTCGGAGTCTTCTCCCAGCCAGGCTGGGCCCCGCCTTGGTGGGTGAGAGGAGCAGAAACAGGGCAGGAGGGGGCCTCTAGCAGGACCCCCGCCCCACTGTGACCCGCCAAGCCGGGCTAGGGCAGCTGGGGTGGGGCCCCCAAGCTCGGGAGGGGCTCAGGGCATGGGCTTCCCACTCACGCTCCATCTTGGTCTCACGGTGCTGCCAGGCGTAGAAGTTGAGCAACTCCTTGCGGGCTTTCTTGCGTTTCTCCTTGTCCAGCACGCGCAGGCTGGCAGCCTCAGAGCGGGGCAGGCCGGGCCGCCGGCCTCTGCGGGTCACCTTCACCCAGCCTTCCTCGTCTGGGATCCCCTCCTCTGCCTCCGCCTCGGCCTCTTCCTGCAGGAGAGGGAGGCTGAAGGTCAGCTGCCACCCCGGGACCCAGGGCCGACCAGTCTGAGCCCATCTCCTCTGGCTTGCCCTATTTCCCAGGGCTGGGGGAGCGCTAGGTTGGCGGCCAAAGGATCTGAGTGCCAATCCTCACCAAGATCTCATCTTTCCTCTTTGCAGGCCCCCTCCCCCAGTTACTGAACCCGGGGGTGGAAATCTGCTGCGGCGAAGTCCCCCAAGGTTCCATGGGGAGTCAGCAGCCCCCGTGCCCCCTGCACAGCGGCAGGCCGGGCTCCTTGGGGGAGCCTCAGGCCCTACCCCGATCCCAGAGgagggacccccccccccaccccgcgtGTCCCCGGGGCAGCGGCCGTACCTCGGCCATCTTCTTGTCATAGTCCTCCATGAACTTGTCCACCTCCAGCCGCAGGGCCTCCGGGTCCACCAGGGAGTCTGCGTAGTCCGCTATCCACTCTGGCAAAGGGGCCACGGTGAGGGACAAAGGTAGCCTCCCCAGGCCCCCCGACCCGAGGCCTCTGCGGCAGCCCCCAGTCACCTCCTCCCCGGGGAacccttcctgacttcagagagAGAGCGGGGAGCCCCGTGTCCAACCTGCCCTGAGACAGACTAAGCTGCTGTTTGACCCTGTAAACTGGGGCAGCCCGGCCCTCCCCAGGGCTGGCACACAGCCGGCGCCCTGTGCGTGTTAACTGTTACCCTTCACCAGGAGGATctcatcacccccccccccccccccccgcccccggccgGGCTCCCACGCTCACTCTCAATGCCCGTCTTCACCGGCTGGCTCTCAGTGGAGACGATCAGAGGTCCCTGAAGAGCCACAGCCTTGGGCACCGACGCTGGCTTGCTGAATACCACGTAGGCCACCTGGAACCCCTGGGGGCCAGAGCCGGAAGGAGGTGAGGATGGAGGTGACCGGGAAGAAGCGGAGGGAAAGGTGGGGGCTCTGCGGGCTGCCTTGGGAGATttgagggatgagggagggggaggcaaCCCCGATCTCCGGCCCGGCCCGAACACGCGGATCTTCTTTAGAAAGGCAAACTAAGGGAAATcccgggttcaagtcctgccctgTCCCCTCTCGCAGCCGTGGCCCGGGCTGGCACCTTCCTTTTAGTCTGAACGTAATGCACATGCCCTCCCCCCCGCCCTGGCCGGGGCCTCTTCCTACAGAAAGCAGACAAATGACCATCTCTGAGCCCCCAAATGAAGGGGGGGCCGCGGCGCCGGCTCCTGGGGGTCTCTCCTCTCCCGTAGGATGGCCGAGCTGGTGGTGCCCCCAGCCCTCAGCCACCCCGATCGCGAGGGTTTAGACAGAGGGATGGCGGGAGGTCTCTGGCCCCTCCGTGGGTGGCTGGGGGGTCACCGGGAGGGGGTCGATCTGGAGACTACAAAGCGAGGAAGAGGACGGGCCGGGTGAAGGCTCCCGGCGCTGCCGGAGGTCTGGGAGAGCGACCCCGAAAAGCCTCGAGCCcccaaagtggggggaggggtccgATGCTCCCCAAGACACTTACCGGAACAGGCTTTGGACAGAAAAACGGCGACGGGGCCTCCTCCGGCCTCTCTGACAGGTCCGGCCTCTCGCACAGATGCACCGACTGGACGGGGCCGCAGGTGGAGAAGAGCTGAGCCAGGCATGCCTAACCGTGTCCgggaaagaaaaagcaggagtgagcccccccccccccccaccgtggCAGCGCCGCCTGGGACGCCCCAAAGCCGGGCTCAAGGACCCGCCGCATCCCAGAGAGTGGCTGAGACGgctgcccctcctccctccccgcgCAGGTGGGGGGCCGTGGGTGCTGAACGCGGCATACGCTGGCAGTACCCAGGCGGAGGCCGCCGGCTCCCGAGGCTCGGTTTTCGGCCCCTCTTTCCTCTCCGATCTTCGACATGTCCTGGTGTCTGCACGCAGTGCCCGTTAGAccgtgagctcctcgagggcagggagcATGTTCctgcctgcacacagtaggtacttaataaatgctggctgaggTCAGTGTGAAGTGCCGATGCTTTTAAATCTCATTCCTAAACGCGCTGAGGCAGCTGGTGGGAggcaggggaaactgaggcagccagaggcGGTCACCTGCCCAGGCCGGAgggggaaaccgaggcacacaGGCATAAAGCCGACGAgcggcagaggcaggattcgaacctggGTCCTCATCCGCTCCTCCAGCACCCTTCTCACCTTTTCTTACTACCCGGGCTCCCCCCACCCGCAGCGGGGCTCGCTGACCTCTGGACAGTACGGGGGCACGTTGAGGACAAAAAGCGTGCGGTCCGGAGGCCAGCTGGACCTGGCGCCCCCTCGAACTCGGTGCTCTTTGATGTAGAGGAAATGCGAAGACGCCTGGTCCTGGGAGAACTTGATGGGCACGGCTGAAAGGGAAGCACGGACACAGTGGACAAACAGCCGGACCCACCTCGTCCACACCTGCTGCTCCCTCTTCCCCCGGGCTCTTCCTCCAAccctctccatctcccacctcctagCCTTTGCCCGGGCAGAGCCCCACACCTGGAACCGTTTCTACGAGGGAACCTGCAACCAGGCccggcattcaaggccctcccaCCAGAGAGCTCCAGGGAACAAACAGCTGGAGGGCCGCTCCCTCCCCCGCAGCTCGCCATTCCTTCCTGGATTCCTTCCTTCATTCGAGAAGCATTTACTAACTAAGGGCAGGAACATCTCCCCGGCCCGGGGctgccttccttctcccccctaCTCTGTCTTCAGGGCCTAGTTCAAGTCCCGCCTCCCCCACGAAGCCCGCCCCGACACACACAGACAGCGGCCCCTCTAGTCTCCGCGCCTTTGCCCAGCGCGGTCCCTCGCGCTTGACATCccctcctgccccttcccctcccgGAACGGCCCTTTCTCGGAGCAGGGGCGttgtgaggggaagggaaggggcgcGGCCTGGATCCCCTCTCGAGTCTCACCTCGGTACCCGGGCGGACTCGGAGCCCCCTCCGGCGTCTTTTCCTTCACACACGTTTTCTTGCCCGCCGCCATGATGGGAAACAGCGCGAGGGCTGCTGGGAGTCGTAGTTCCTACTCGGCCAGCGAGAAAGGACGAGGCAAAAGTGGGCGGGACGGCGTCTCGGAAGTGACGCAAGGAGCGGGAGGCGTTTCTATGACGACCGGAGAGGTCACGTGCCCTCCGCAGCccggtggggggggcgggggggtgtTAAAGACACAGACGCCGATTTCCTGCGCTCGCCGCGGCTGGTTCGGGGCGGCCTGGCGCTCTAGGTAGAGGACGAGCTGAGAGTGAATGGCACCGCGACCCTATGGTTTGTCGCTTTCTTTCTGCCCGTGCCTCCCCCCATTGGTCCTGATTCTTTACAAGACTAATGCGACAGTACGTTTAATACGAATGTGTGTGTAGACCCTGTATCAGATCACACTccatggggggcaggggaagacattttaaaactcaaaagcaaactaaaaataaataaactttaaaaaaagaataataatattgaGCCGCGTGGGGCGGGGGGAAACAAGCTTCTCTGTGCCCATTTCACCGATGAGGTCGCTGAGGTCCAGATTCGAGGCGCTAGCTAACACGGGGCCAGGCCACAGGAAGCGCTTGATGCCTCGATGCGAGCTGGGCCGCTCGTGCCCATCGGGCTCTTCGCTGACCGCACAGCCAGCCCGTACCTCTCTCCTGGTCTGCGTCCGCAATCTCCACTCACCCTTTGGCCGTCTCTAGCCGGACCTTCCGCAGGCCGCTCAAACGGTATACGGAATCAATCACCGAGCCGATCAATCAATCTTTATTAGGCGCCTACTCTGCTGGGAAAACAGAGAGACGAaggtcagtccctgccctcggggGTGACAACAGCTCCAGAAAGGAGAGCTAGCAAATGAGCAGAGAGAAGCAGCGAAGCGGAGGGACCGAGGAGGGTGTCCTGCGAACGAGCGCTCCATCGGCCCTGGGACTCCCCGGAAGCCTCTTTCAAACTTGCATCTGACTCGGAAGGCACCATTGGTTCAAGCAGCACCTTCCCAGGGCGTCCTTCTGTCCAGGCTCCCCCTCCCCGCACCTCCCGAGGGCAGGCCTTTCTCCCTGCCACACGTGGGTCCACACTGCCGCGTTCTGGGTCTAGCCTCCACTCGATGGATCTTCCCGACGAGCAACTGACTATGTAATGGAGGCCAGGGGGTCCCTATCACCTCCCTGATCGAAGCCTAAAATCCAGTTTGGCCTCAGAACCCGGCCCCTCCCCCTGCCCGGTCTTCGACTCCCGCCCCGCCTCCACGCACTTCGTGACCGGTCGCCCTCGGGATTCCATATCCGCCTCTCGCTCGCTGGCCCCCATTCCTCAATTCTCACCATGCTCCTGTGCACCCCCTTCGTATCTctgttaaaatcccaccttctgcgaGAAGGCCCCCTTAGCAGCCCTCAGTCTTGGGGCTTCCCGCACCTAGCCTGT
It includes:
- the RRP7A gene encoding ribosomal RNA-processing protein 7 homolog A; protein product: MAAGKKTCVKEKTPEGAPSPPGYRAVPIKFSQDQASSHFLYIKEHRVRGGARSSWPPDRTLFVLNVPPYCPEACLAQLFSTCGPVQSVHLCERPDLSERPEEAPSPFFCPKPVPGFQVAYVVFSKPASVPKAVALQGPLIVSTESQPVKTGIEKWIADYADSLVDPEALRLEVDKFMEDYDKKMAEEEAEAEAEEGIPDEEGWVKVTRRGRRPGLPRSEAASLRVLDKEKRKKARKELLNFYAWQHRETKMEHLAQLRKKFEEDKQRIALMRAQRKFRPY